Proteins from one Mesotoga infera genomic window:
- a CDS encoding ABC transporter permease encodes MNKRVLITVLSILFLFLFLGIWKGYIVLNDVPPFILPPPEAVGQRFVALIANGTFIREGWVTLYTIILGFSIGSTMGFLAGYFSARSRTFEEIISPYVMVIQATPKVSLIPLFVIWFGLGMPSKLLLIILSAFFPVMVNTILGLRSIPEDYSNLMTVLKATERQRVLKLELPMATPLIMAGLKIAMVQSVIGAIVSEWMAGDRGLGYLLVYGSSLYDANLLMASILATTFLGLILYWSIEFVEKKLLFWHESKLAFTEGT; translated from the coding sequence ATGAATAAGAGGGTATTAATAACCGTTCTCTCTATTCTCTTTCTCTTCCTCTTTCTTGGCATCTGGAAGGGGTATATAGTTCTGAACGATGTGCCACCCTTCATTCTGCCGCCACCGGAGGCGGTCGGCCAGAGGTTCGTTGCCCTGATCGCCAATGGTACCTTCATCCGGGAGGGATGGGTAACCCTGTACACCATTATACTGGGTTTCTCGATAGGTTCCACAATGGGTTTTTTGGCCGGTTACTTCTCGGCCCGGTCCAGAACCTTCGAAGAGATAATCTCTCCTTATGTCATGGTCATACAGGCCACTCCCAAAGTCTCTTTGATTCCGCTCTTCGTAATATGGTTCGGTCTCGGGATGCCCTCGAAGCTGCTTCTTATAATCCTTTCGGCTTTCTTTCCGGTCATGGTGAACACCATTCTGGGTCTCCGCTCGATCCCCGAGGATTACAGTAACCTTATGACAGTTCTCAAGGCTACCGAGAGACAACGAGTCTTGAAACTAGAGCTTCCTATGGCCACGCCGCTTATAATGGCCGGACTCAAGATCGCCATGGTTCAATCGGTAATCGGCGCAATCGTCTCGGAATGGATGGCTGGCGACCGGGGACTCGGTTACCTTCTGGTTTACGGAAGTTCACTGTACGATGCGAATTTACTCATGGCTTCTATACTGGCCACTACCTTTCTCGGCCTGATTCTTTACTGGAGCATAGAATTCGTAGAGAAGAAGTTGCTCTTCTGGCACGAATCGAAACTGGCCTTCACGGAGGGAACGTAA
- a CDS encoding ABC transporter permease — MKNLKTRSMSFLVLVAFVVIWKVMVTLLKTPTHILPPPEDILFKFIELVRNSVLQKNFLATLEEIVIGFSAGAGLGIIMGYILAKVELLERALSPYILIFQTAPKISLAPLFVLWFGLGILSKVVLIALVTLFPVMINMILGVRSTEKNYYHLMRVLKARPWQVMLKLELMNALPYLMTGLRVGLVLSITAAVIGEMMGSRAGLGFLLILGNEMYDITLLMTVILVISLLSFFLDVGMKKLQDRLLSWHESSAK; from the coding sequence ATGAAGAATCTCAAGACCAGATCGATGAGTTTTCTAGTACTTGTCGCCTTTGTGGTGATCTGGAAAGTCATGGTGACCCTTCTGAAGACGCCCACGCACATCCTTCCCCCTCCGGAAGATATACTCTTCAAATTCATAGAACTCGTCAGGAACTCCGTTCTCCAGAAGAACTTCCTTGCCACTCTCGAAGAAATCGTTATAGGTTTCTCCGCGGGCGCCGGATTGGGCATAATCATGGGTTATATTCTTGCCAAAGTCGAACTTCTGGAAAGGGCACTCTCCCCTTATATACTCATCTTTCAGACGGCACCCAAGATTTCTCTGGCACCTCTTTTCGTGCTTTGGTTCGGCCTGGGGATACTCTCGAAAGTTGTTCTCATTGCCCTCGTAACGCTCTTTCCCGTTATGATCAATATGATACTGGGCGTCAGGTCTACCGAAAAGAACTACTACCATCTGATGAGGGTGCTCAAGGCCAGACCGTGGCAGGTCATGCTGAAGCTGGAACTGATGAACGCCCTTCCCTATCTTATGACCGGACTTAGGGTCGGCCTGGTTCTTTCAATAACGGCCGCCGTCATCGGCGAAATGATGGGTTCGAGGGCCGGTTTAGGCTTTCTTCTGATACTTGGAAACGAGATGTACGATATTACTCTCCTGATGACGGTTATCCTCGTGATCAGCCTTTTGAGCTTCTTTCTCGACGTCGGAATGAAGAAACTTCAGGACAGGCTTCTCTCGTGGCACGAGTCGTCGGCGAAATGA
- a CDS encoding ABC transporter substrate-binding protein, translated as MKRFFVVIGIVCMVLSTALAVESFTVYTTLEELAAKQLFDRYEEVTGIRVDWVRLSGGEAEARMEAEKMNPQASIWVGGVGLNHISAKLKGLTTPYFSRAAVNTPEQYKDPEGYWIGLYLGPLAFVTNVDRAKELGIEPPKGWFDILDSKYTNLVRVANPNTSGTAYNLITCMISLFGGNEDLAFLYLKKLDRSIDMYTRSGSAGGKSVAIGEIPVAIGYAHDMVKLKAEGANVIITVPEEGTGFEIASMSLIKNGPDPVNAKKLYDWILTEEAQGIIASWYVIPVSKIAPKHPLSFSMDEIKTVHQDYVWDAENKERLLDRWTREIGAGL; from the coding sequence ATGAAGAGATTTTTCGTTGTAATCGGCATTGTTTGTATGGTCCTGTCAACGGCTCTGGCAGTTGAATCTTTCACTGTTTACACCACTCTAGAGGAGCTGGCGGCGAAGCAGCTTTTCGACCGGTACGAGGAGGTTACCGGAATAAGGGTCGATTGGGTGAGGCTTTCCGGAGGTGAGGCCGAAGCCAGAATGGAGGCCGAGAAGATGAACCCACAGGCCTCTATATGGGTCGGTGGAGTCGGACTCAACCATATAAGCGCAAAACTCAAGGGACTCACGACACCGTATTTTTCAAGGGCGGCCGTCAACACTCCCGAACAGTACAAAGACCCGGAAGGTTACTGGATAGGGCTATATCTGGGGCCTCTCGCATTCGTCACGAATGTCGATAGGGCTAAGGAGCTTGGTATAGAGCCTCCCAAGGGTTGGTTCGACATTCTGGACTCCAAATACACCAACCTCGTGAGGGTGGCAAATCCAAACACCTCCGGAACGGCCTACAACCTGATCACTTGCATGATATCGCTCTTTGGTGGTAACGAAGATCTCGCCTTCCTTTACCTGAAGAAGCTCGACAGGAGTATCGATATGTACACGCGTTCCGGCTCTGCCGGCGGCAAGAGTGTTGCCATCGGCGAGATCCCGGTGGCGATCGGCTATGCCCATGACATGGTGAAGCTCAAGGCCGAAGGGGCTAACGTTATTATTACCGTTCCTGAGGAGGGCACGGGTTTCGAAATCGCTTCCATGTCGCTTATCAAGAACGGGCCCGACCCGGTGAATGCCAAGAAGCTGTACGACTGGATATTGACTGAAGAGGCTCAGGGTATAATAGCCAGCTGGTATGTCATCCCCGTCTCGAAGATAGCACCCAAGCACCCGCTATCTTTCAGCATGGACGAGATAAAGACCGTTCACCAGGATTACGTTTGGGACGCCGAGAACAAAGAGAGGCTTCTCGACCGCTGGACCAGAGAGATCGGAGCCGGTCTCTGA
- a CDS encoding hydantoinase/carbamoylase family amidase: MFYSIREKIVREIGAFARFSLPGPGVTRLPFSDENDRAIEYIIERLRSLGKRVYVDELGNVASSSENVVQAGKTFIISHYDSVPGGGKYDGVAGLVFGLILLEMLEDRTRDRVEMIAFNCEESSLFGQASIGSKYFFGRCVPEDYTALIGNERSLGELIDIKRYSKLSLAEKPEITGISRFLEVHIDQSAYLYRKGSRLGLVERIAGQRRLRLNFKGETGHSSLADLSARRDSLLAAASAIKAVREIMEKHLVSGAVGTVTRVENKPNVINMIPGETELMVDIRGFSADLLELYVEELVGICQGESERYSIAFDWSVVSQYDPAVMDGEFSANCFKQLSESGLDPIVMNSMAWHDIAGTAGTYPSNLLLLPNPSGVSHSPDESMDIDACASLVEFFITKGVLCAPD, translated from the coding sequence ATGTTCTACTCGATCAGGGAAAAGATTGTTCGAGAAATCGGGGCTTTTGCGCGCTTTTCTCTCCCTGGACCTGGGGTCACCCGCCTGCCCTTCTCCGATGAAAACGATAGGGCAATCGAATACATTATTGAAAGACTGCGCTCTCTGGGCAAGAGAGTATATGTCGATGAACTGGGAAATGTCGCGAGTTCCTCCGAAAATGTCGTTCAGGCCGGCAAGACTTTTATAATCTCTCACTACGACTCGGTGCCAGGGGGAGGAAAGTACGATGGCGTAGCCGGTCTGGTCTTCGGGTTGATTCTCCTGGAGATGCTCGAAGATCGCACACGCGACAGGGTGGAGATGATCGCCTTCAACTGTGAGGAGTCCTCGCTCTTTGGACAGGCCTCCATCGGATCGAAGTACTTCTTCGGTCGTTGCGTGCCTGAAGACTATACCGCCCTCATTGGCAATGAAAGATCTCTTGGAGAACTGATAGATATTAAACGCTACTCGAAGCTCTCTCTTGCCGAAAAGCCTGAAATAACCGGAATCTCTAGGTTTCTTGAGGTTCACATCGACCAATCGGCCTACCTCTACCGGAAGGGTTCCAGGTTGGGACTGGTCGAAAGAATAGCCGGACAGAGGAGGCTTAGGTTGAACTTCAAGGGCGAGACGGGCCACTCGAGCCTTGCCGATTTATCGGCGAGGAGGGATTCTCTGCTTGCGGCGGCCTCGGCGATAAAGGCAGTCAGGGAGATCATGGAGAAACACCTGGTTTCGGGCGCAGTTGGCACGGTTACGCGAGTGGAGAACAAGCCAAACGTCATAAACATGATTCCCGGCGAGACGGAGCTTATGGTGGATATTCGCGGTTTCTCAGCCGATTTGCTGGAACTTTATGTGGAAGAGCTGGTCGGCATCTGCCAGGGCGAGTCGGAGAGATACTCGATCGCCTTCGACTGGTCGGTAGTTTCGCAGTACGACCCGGCGGTCATGGATGGAGAGTTTTCGGCGAATTGCTTCAAACAGCTTTCGGAGTCTGGATTGGACCCGATTGTTATGAACAGTATGGCCTGGCACGATATTGCCGGAACGGCCGGGACTTACCCTTCCAATCTCTTGCTTTTGCCCAATCCTTCAGGGGTGAGCCACTCGCCGGACGAAAGCATGGATATAGACGCCTGCGCATCTCTGGTTGAGTTCTTTATAACGAAGGGGGTTTTGTGTGCTCCTGATTAA
- a CDS encoding nucleoside phosphorylase: MDDKKLKPIADNPLDDGLLPHLKVRTDLKVPELFFLPGDPARLKLFQELSDEFELLNENREFSIAIGSYSGRRFGVCSTGIGGGSSEIVMVELKELGVEKVVRVGGCGALREEIECGSMVLNSGVVRLGGSSRMYVRSEYPAVADPFMLVALHESVLKAGKKACVGIGATVDSYYAGQGRFLPVIEGLGESDLLEKMRAAGVINFDMESETIFTLASLMGMRAANILAVHGNRVSNMWLSDYKSAQIDAIKIALKAEL, translated from the coding sequence ATGGATGACAAGAAGTTGAAACCGATAGCCGACAACCCCCTTGACGACGGACTTCTGCCCCATCTTAAAGTAAGGACCGACCTGAAAGTACCGGAGTTGTTTTTCCTGCCCGGCGACCCGGCGAGATTGAAGCTGTTCCAGGAACTGTCGGACGAATTCGAGTTGCTCAACGAGAACAGAGAGTTCTCGATAGCTATCGGAAGCTATTCGGGAAGACGTTTTGGAGTTTGTTCAACCGGTATTGGCGGGGGTTCGTCGGAGATAGTCATGGTCGAGTTGAAAGAGCTGGGAGTAGAAAAAGTCGTACGAGTCGGTGGGTGTGGCGCCCTGAGGGAAGAGATAGAGTGTGGCAGCATGGTACTGAATTCCGGTGTCGTCAGACTCGGGGGGAGTTCGAGGATGTACGTGAGATCCGAGTACCCGGCCGTTGCCGATCCCTTCATGCTGGTCGCCCTTCACGAAAGCGTTTTGAAGGCTGGAAAGAAAGCCTGCGTCGGCATTGGCGCCACGGTCGATTCATACTACGCGGGTCAGGGCAGATTTCTTCCGGTCATCGAGGGTCTCGGAGAGAGTGATCTTCTGGAAAAAATGAGAGCGGCCGGCGTGATCAACTTCGACATGGAGAGCGAAACGATATTCACGCTCGCCAGTCTGATGGGCATGAGGGCGGCCAACATCCTTGCCGTACATGGGAACAGGGTCAGCAATATGTGGTTGAGCGATTACAAGAGTGCACAGATCGATGCAATAAAGATAGCTCTGAAAGCAGAGCTTTGA
- a CDS encoding ABC transporter ATP-binding protein, which yields MSETVVKVKNVGRTFVSGDKKDRKEFIALEEVSFEVGRGEFVSLLGPSGCGKSTLLKIISGLLPATSGSVEITEQGNDKVPPFGFVFQDSVLLPWRTALDNALFPFEIMGKREKSDEKHVRELFALAKLVGFEESYPRQLSGGMKQRVSIVRALSYNPPILLMDEPFGALDAITRDNLNNVLLEIWESTRKTVIFVTHSISEAVYLSDRIIVMGTKPGRVLKDMKVTLPRPRNEDTKLSPEFYVYVRELREMLK from the coding sequence ATGAGTGAAACAGTCGTCAAGGTAAAGAACGTCGGTAGAACCTTTGTAAGCGGTGACAAAAAGGACAGGAAAGAGTTCATAGCTCTGGAGGAGGTCTCTTTCGAGGTCGGAAGGGGCGAGTTCGTCTCTCTTTTGGGACCATCCGGGTGTGGGAAGTCAACGCTTTTGAAGATTATATCTGGGTTACTGCCGGCCACTTCGGGAAGCGTGGAGATAACCGAACAGGGTAACGATAAGGTCCCGCCTTTCGGTTTCGTCTTTCAGGACTCCGTTCTTCTCCCCTGGCGCACCGCACTTGACAACGCACTCTTTCCCTTCGAGATAATGGGAAAGAGAGAGAAGTCGGACGAAAAACACGTTAGAGAACTCTTTGCGCTGGCCAAACTGGTCGGGTTCGAAGAGTCTTATCCCAGGCAGCTTTCTGGAGGAATGAAGCAACGGGTATCGATAGTCAGGGCGCTCTCCTACAATCCACCGATCCTTCTCATGGACGAACCCTTTGGGGCGCTCGACGCTATAACCAGGGACAACCTGAACAACGTTCTTCTGGAGATCTGGGAATCGACCAGAAAGACCGTCATCTTCGTCACCCACAGTATCAGTGAGGCCGTTTACCTTTCTGACAGGATAATCGTCATGGGTACGAAGCCTGGCAGAGTGTTGAAGGATATGAAAGTCACCCTTCCCAGGCCGCGCAACGAGGATACCAAACTCTCTCCAGAGTTCTACGTTTATGTAAGAGAACTCAGGGAGATGCTCAAATAA
- a CDS encoding IclR family transcriptional regulator — protein MKYLEKVFNIIGIVAYSDIEGVSVIEVSEKAGLPMSSTHRILNDLVECEALVKNLESRKYRLSPRIVPLVHEISRKMNLDLLKVILTELKDEINETVFLSELMENGVASLLTVESNRVFSFRARSGVYLPVHCTAAGLAIVAHIESSKAERLMCISSGNKDSQVSQCPIEKFRDRLAKVRRDGFAFCDEEYEPGLRALAVPVLRPNGFAFASITAIAPGERFGDEERNRQVVERMKEAANKVSKFMY, from the coding sequence ATGAAGTATCTCGAGAAAGTCTTTAATATCATCGGTATAGTCGCCTATTCCGATATCGAGGGTGTTTCGGTAATTGAAGTTTCGGAAAAAGCAGGCTTGCCTATGTCGTCGACACACAGGATTCTCAACGATCTCGTGGAGTGTGAGGCTCTGGTGAAGAACTTGGAGAGCCGTAAATACAGGCTCAGCCCCAGGATCGTACCACTGGTTCACGAGATTTCCAGGAAGATGAATCTTGATTTACTGAAAGTGATTTTGACGGAGCTGAAGGACGAGATAAACGAGACCGTCTTTCTCAGCGAACTGATGGAAAATGGGGTCGCGTCTTTGCTAACGGTCGAAAGCAATAGAGTCTTCAGCTTCAGGGCCAGATCGGGGGTTTACCTCCCCGTCCACTGTACCGCTGCCGGATTGGCGATAGTCGCCCATATCGAATCCAGTAAAGCCGAAAGACTCATGTGCATTTCCAGCGGTAATAAAGATTCACAGGTAAGCCAGTGTCCGATCGAGAAGTTCAGAGATAGGCTCGCGAAGGTCCGAAGGGATGGATTCGCTTTCTGTGACGAGGAGTATGAACCGGGATTGAGGGCACTGGCCGTTCCTGTGTTGAGACCCAACGGTTTTGCCTTCGCCAGCATTACCGCGATCGCCCCGGGTGAGAGATTCGGTGATGAGGAGCGCAACAGGCAGGTTGTTGAACGTATGAAGGAAGCTGCGAACAAAGTCAGCAAATTCATGTATTAG
- a CDS encoding ABC transporter substrate-binding protein produces the protein MKKAAVILLALFISLFAFAEKVTIQIEGSAVPYYIPIYMGIELGYFKEEGLEVEYFFGNASDIIRNVAVGNVEFGFPNGEPVIVARSQGIPVNVIHTTYQHGLGSTIFLKESGIQTPTDLKGKKVAITSYGSSNYVQLQVLLKKNGMTLNDIQLEIIGTEAIVPALVNKRVDAICFSMLRTFELRYQGIEVEEFRSDEFLPSFGNVLVTGDKLLKEKRDLAVRFTRALNKIMTYLSDTENMLKATYTTIEKYTPTYAGREEYMAAILSDIYAGYLWRSEDTEAFGFGYGNVQRWQNSIDIMKEYQIITTDVKASDFVVASL, from the coding sequence TTGAAAAAGGCAGCTGTTATTCTATTGGCTTTGTTCATAAGCCTTTTTGCGTTCGCGGAAAAGGTTACGATTCAAATCGAAGGTTCGGCCGTTCCGTATTACATTCCGATCTACATGGGCATCGAGCTCGGCTACTTCAAAGAAGAGGGTCTGGAAGTCGAGTATTTCTTCGGTAACGCTTCCGATATCATAAGGAACGTTGCTGTCGGAAATGTGGAGTTCGGTTTTCCGAACGGAGAACCCGTAATAGTCGCAAGATCGCAGGGTATTCCGGTTAACGTTATCCACACGACCTACCAGCACGGCCTGGGTTCCACAATTTTCCTCAAGGAGAGCGGCATACAGACGCCGACAGACCTTAAGGGAAAGAAGGTTGCCATAACCAGTTACGGCAGTTCCAACTATGTGCAGCTCCAGGTGTTGCTCAAGAAGAACGGTATGACGCTCAACGATATTCAGCTCGAAATAATCGGCACCGAGGCAATCGTTCCGGCACTCGTCAACAAGAGGGTCGATGCGATCTGCTTCTCCATGCTTAGAACCTTCGAGCTCAGGTACCAGGGTATCGAGGTCGAAGAGTTCAGATCCGACGAGTTCCTTCCGTCCTTCGGAAACGTTCTGGTGACAGGCGACAAGCTTCTCAAGGAGAAAAGGGACCTGGCTGTGAGATTTACCAGGGCGCTCAACAAAATCATGACTTACCTTTCCGACACTGAAAATATGCTCAAGGCAACCTACACGACGATAGAGAAGTACACGCCGACCTATGCAGGCCGCGAGGAGTACATGGCTGCCATACTGAGCGATATCTACGCCGGATATCTCTGGCGGAGCGAAGACACGGAGGCTTTCGGTTTCGGTTACGGAAACGTGCAGAGGTGGCAGAACTCAATAGATATCATGAAGGAATATCAGATAATAACCACAGACGTCAAGGCCTCCGATTTCGTCGTCGCAAGTCTCTGA
- the pyrC gene encoding dihydroorotase, whose protein sequence is MLLIKSVRMVDWRRSSITPYDILIEDGRIRKIDSEINLSGVPVIYGAGLTAIPGMVDAHVHLRQPGYEYKETVETATRAAAAGGVTALCAMPNVKPCPDSPENLENVRAFQRDSKIRIIQSCAINRDLDGERSDWKELLGSGARFFTNDGLPVDRVSDMVEILKFSRETGVVVGEHPEAPGMDEKIHNAEAMMICRDIFLNERIGGNLHIQHISLAESVRYLEKCRHKNIKFTVETCPHYFCEVEKGLEMGMYEVYPPLRNEEDRQAIIWALSTRLISIIASDHAPHSIEDKKLDKPARGFSGIELLFSLCYNNLVRKAIIDLERLVEFLSLSPSLLLGIEPVCFETGKRADIVLFDPDEEWCVEESAMYSKGKNTPFLGSRLKGRIKYTIASGEVIYPFGELR, encoded by the coding sequence GTGCTCCTGATTAAAAGTGTGAGGATGGTCGACTGGAGGAGATCCAGTATCACACCCTACGATATTCTCATAGAAGACGGTAGGATAAGAAAAATTGATAGCGAGATCAACCTTTCTGGCGTGCCCGTGATCTATGGCGCAGGTTTGACCGCCATACCTGGAATGGTCGATGCCCATGTCCATCTCAGGCAGCCCGGGTATGAATACAAAGAGACCGTTGAAACAGCGACCAGGGCAGCCGCAGCCGGTGGCGTGACGGCACTCTGCGCCATGCCTAATGTAAAGCCCTGTCCCGACAGTCCAGAAAATCTCGAAAATGTCCGTGCCTTTCAGAGGGATTCGAAGATCAGGATAATCCAATCGTGCGCCATAAACCGTGATCTAGACGGCGAGAGAAGCGACTGGAAAGAACTGCTCGGAAGTGGCGCTAGGTTCTTCACCAACGACGGCCTGCCGGTTGATAGAGTTTCGGACATGGTCGAGATACTTAAGTTTTCCAGAGAGACCGGCGTGGTGGTCGGCGAACACCCCGAAGCACCCGGAATGGATGAGAAGATTCACAACGCCGAAGCGATGATGATATGCAGGGACATCTTCCTCAACGAAAGAATCGGTGGAAACCTCCATATTCAGCACATCAGTCTGGCTGAATCTGTGAGATACCTGGAAAAGTGCAGGCACAAGAATATAAAGTTTACCGTGGAGACCTGCCCCCATTATTTTTGCGAAGTTGAGAAAGGGCTAGAAATGGGTATGTACGAAGTATATCCTCCTCTCAGAAATGAAGAGGACCGACAGGCAATAATCTGGGCGCTTTCGACGCGGCTTATAAGCATAATCGCCTCAGATCACGCCCCCCACAGCATTGAAGACAAGAAGTTGGATAAACCGGCCAGGGGCTTTTCGGGAATCGAACTGCTCTTCTCGCTCTGTTACAACAACCTGGTGAGAAAAGCGATAATCGATCTGGAGAGACTGGTGGAGTTTCTCTCACTTTCGCCGTCACTACTTCTGGGAATAGAGCCGGTCTGTTTCGAGACCGGAAAACGGGCCGATATAGTCCTCTTCGATCCGGACGAGGAGTGGTGCGTCGAGGAGTCCGCGATGTACTCGAAAGGCAAGAACACGCCTTTTTTGGGCAGTAGATTGAAGGGAAGAATTAAGTACACGATCGCTTCCGGAGAAGTGATCTATCCATTCGGGGAGTTGCGATGA